The following coding sequences lie in one Nocardioides sambongensis genomic window:
- a CDS encoding arginine repressor, whose product MSERAITPVTKSARQQLIIDLVGSREIHSQQELAALLAARGVHVTQATLSRDLVELDALKIRLASGALVYAVPAEGGDRIPIAAESAAAANRLSRLASELLVSAEASANLVLLRTPPGAAQFLASAIDKVEFGDILGTIAGDDTVVVISRDPVGGESLAHKFTSLAERNEVS is encoded by the coding sequence ATGTCCGAACGCGCGATCACGCCGGTCACCAAGAGCGCCCGCCAGCAGCTGATCATCGACCTCGTCGGCAGCCGCGAGATCCACTCGCAGCAGGAGCTGGCCGCGCTGCTCGCTGCGCGGGGTGTGCACGTCACCCAGGCCACCCTGAGCCGGGACCTGGTCGAGCTCGACGCTCTCAAGATCCGGCTCGCCTCCGGCGCGCTCGTCTACGCGGTGCCCGCCGAGGGCGGCGACCGGATCCCGATCGCCGCCGAGAGCGCGGCGGCCGCCAACCGGCTGTCCCGGCTGGCCTCCGAGCTGCTGGTCAGCGCCGAGGCCAGCGCCAACCTGGTGCTGCTCCGGACCCCGCCGGGGGCCGCGCAGTTCCTCGCCAGCGCGATCGACAAGGTCGAGTTCGGCGACATCCTGGGGACCATCGCCGGCGACGACACGGTCGTGGTGATCAGCCGCGACCCGGTCGGCGGCGAGTCCCTGGCCCACAAGTTCACCTCCCTTGCCGAAAGGAACGAAGTCAGTTGA
- the argF gene encoding ornithine carbamoyltransferase — protein sequence MTRHLLRDDDLTPAEQAEILGLAAAMKADPFGLLDGGVGKPLAGPHTVAMIFDKATLRTQSSFAAGIAELGGNPLAVDGMLAGIGKRESVADVARVLGRQVSAIVWRTYHQADLEEMAAMAGIPVVNALTDDFHPCQLLADLLTIQEHKGRLSGLRVAFLGDAACNMGNSWALAGVMAGMEVVFGCPEGYGPAEDVLERVTHLPGGGVRVTDDPIAASEGADVVVTDTWVSMGREDEAEARRRVFAPYAVTEDLLKHADPDAVVLHCLPAYRGSEISAEVLEGPRSLVWDEAENRRHVQKAVLAWLHERRGR from the coding sequence ATGACCCGCCACCTGCTGCGCGACGACGACCTGACCCCCGCCGAGCAGGCGGAGATCCTCGGGCTGGCCGCCGCCATGAAGGCCGACCCGTTCGGCCTCCTCGACGGTGGCGTCGGCAAGCCGCTGGCCGGGCCGCACACCGTCGCGATGATCTTCGACAAGGCAACGCTGCGCACGCAGTCCTCCTTCGCCGCCGGCATCGCCGAACTGGGCGGCAACCCGCTCGCGGTGGACGGCATGCTGGCCGGCATCGGCAAGCGTGAGTCGGTGGCCGACGTGGCCCGGGTGCTCGGCCGCCAGGTCTCCGCGATCGTGTGGCGGACCTACCACCAGGCCGACCTCGAGGAGATGGCCGCGATGGCCGGCATCCCGGTGGTCAACGCGCTCACCGACGACTTCCACCCCTGCCAGCTCCTCGCCGACCTGCTCACCATCCAGGAGCACAAGGGCCGGCTGAGCGGGCTGCGCGTCGCGTTCCTCGGTGATGCCGCCTGCAACATGGGCAACTCGTGGGCTTTGGCCGGCGTCATGGCGGGGATGGAGGTGGTCTTCGGGTGTCCCGAGGGCTACGGGCCGGCCGAAGACGTGCTGGAGCGGGTCACCCACCTGCCCGGAGGAGGCGTCCGGGTCACCGACGACCCGATCGCGGCCTCCGAGGGCGCCGACGTGGTGGTGACCGACACCTGGGTGTCGATGGGTCGCGAGGACGAGGCCGAGGCGCGTCGCCGGGTCTTCGCGCCCTACGCCGTCACCGAGGACCTCCTCAAGCACGCGGATCCGGACGCGGTCGTGCTGCACTGCCTGCCGGCGTACCGCGGTTCCGAGATCTCCGCGGAGGTGCTCGAGGGGCCGCGCAGCCTCGTGTGGGACGAGGCGGAGAACCGTCGCCACGTCCAGAAGGCCGTGCTGGCGTGGTTGCACGAGCGGCGTGGGCGGTGA
- a CDS encoding acetylornithine transaminase: MSNQSWTQRYSAALMNTFGPPKLVLERGEGCRVWDVEGRSYVDFLGGIAVNTLGHGHPALVGAVTEQLNTLGHISNFFASTPQIELAERLLAITAPDADGRVFFCNSGAEANEAAIKLTRRTGRTHLVAMEDAFHGRTMGSLALTSKEAYRTPFEPLPGDVTWVPYGDVDALAAAVTDATAAVVIEPLQGEAGVNVASTEFLTAARRIVDEHGALLWFDEIQSGMGRTGRWLASHAAGVVPDIVTLAKGLAGGIPIGACIGFGAAGQLFEPGNHGTTFGGNPVAAAAALAVIETIEKDGLLDHAVAIGERLRAGVAADDRVTETRGTGVLVGLTLTGVQAPAVVAAAQDAGWIINATGPDRVRFAPPLVVSVDDVDAFVAAWSSILDTAQGSAA; the protein is encoded by the coding sequence ATGAGCAACCAGAGCTGGACGCAGCGCTACTCGGCCGCGCTGATGAACACCTTCGGACCGCCCAAGCTGGTGCTCGAGCGCGGCGAGGGCTGCCGGGTGTGGGACGTCGAGGGACGCAGCTACGTGGACTTCCTCGGCGGCATCGCGGTCAACACGCTCGGCCACGGCCACCCCGCCCTGGTCGGGGCGGTCACCGAGCAGCTGAACACCCTCGGCCACATCTCGAACTTCTTCGCGAGCACGCCGCAGATCGAGCTGGCCGAGCGGCTCCTGGCGATCACCGCCCCCGACGCCGACGGCCGGGTCTTCTTCTGCAACTCCGGTGCCGAGGCGAACGAGGCGGCCATCAAGCTCACCCGCCGGACCGGTCGGACCCATCTGGTCGCGATGGAGGACGCCTTCCACGGTCGCACCATGGGCAGTCTCGCGCTGACCTCCAAGGAGGCCTACCGCACCCCGTTCGAGCCACTGCCCGGCGACGTCACCTGGGTCCCGTACGGCGACGTCGACGCACTCGCCGCGGCGGTCACCGACGCGACGGCCGCGGTCGTCATCGAGCCCCTCCAGGGCGAGGCCGGCGTCAACGTGGCCTCCACCGAGTTCCTCACCGCGGCCCGTCGGATCGTCGACGAGCACGGCGCGCTGCTGTGGTTCGACGAGATCCAGAGCGGCATGGGCCGCACCGGGCGGTGGCTGGCCAGCCACGCGGCAGGGGTCGTTCCGGACATCGTCACCCTCGCCAAGGGTCTGGCCGGCGGGATCCCGATCGGGGCCTGCATCGGCTTCGGTGCCGCCGGGCAGCTCTTCGAGCCGGGCAACCACGGCACCACCTTCGGCGGCAACCCGGTCGCTGCGGCAGCCGCTCTCGCCGTGATCGAGACCATCGAGAAGGACGGCCTGCTCGACCACGCGGTGGCGATCGGTGAGCGGCTGCGTGCCGGGGTCGCCGCGGATGATCGTGTGACCGAGACCCGGGGGACCGGAGTGCTGGTGGGCCTGACCCTGACGGGTGTGCAGGCTCCCGCTGTGGTGGCCGCCGCCCAGGACGCCGGCTGGATCATCAACGCCACGGGGCCCGACCGGGTGCGTTTCGCGCCTCCGCTGGTCGTGTCGGTCGACGACGTCGACGCGTTCGTGGCCGCGTGGTCCTCGATCCTCGACACGGCCCAGGGGAGCGCCGCATGA
- the argB gene encoding acetylglutamate kinase, with the protein MNTENQDTPDPARPDPKKAATLAGALPWLKAYHGKIIVVKYGGNAMTDETLKRAFAEDIAFLRFAGFRPVVVHGGGPQISQMLDRLGIESEFRGGLRVTTPEAMDVVRMVLVGQVQRELVGLINEHGPLAVGQSGEDAGLFTAEATGTVVDGEEVDLGLVGEVSEVRPEAVLDLIEAGRIPVVSSVAPDVDGTVHNVNADAAAAALAVALGAEKLLVLTDVEGLYLDWPDPEEVIGEISPEALEVILPTLASGMIPKMGACLQAVRGGVQRATVVDGRQPHAVLLELFTHEGVGTQVLPGVETKTRKARDS; encoded by the coding sequence ATGAACACCGAGAACCAGGACACCCCGGACCCGGCCCGGCCGGATCCCAAGAAGGCCGCCACCCTCGCCGGCGCCCTGCCGTGGCTGAAGGCCTACCACGGCAAGATCATCGTGGTGAAGTACGGCGGCAACGCGATGACGGACGAGACCCTGAAGCGGGCCTTCGCCGAGGACATCGCCTTCCTGCGCTTCGCCGGCTTCCGCCCGGTCGTGGTGCACGGCGGCGGCCCGCAGATCTCCCAGATGCTCGACCGGCTGGGCATCGAGTCCGAGTTCCGCGGCGGCCTGCGGGTGACCACTCCCGAGGCGATGGACGTGGTCCGGATGGTGCTGGTCGGCCAGGTGCAGCGCGAGCTCGTCGGCCTGATCAACGAGCACGGTCCGCTGGCGGTCGGCCAGTCCGGCGAGGACGCCGGTCTCTTCACCGCCGAGGCCACCGGCACCGTGGTGGACGGCGAGGAGGTCGATCTCGGCCTGGTCGGCGAGGTCAGCGAGGTGCGACCCGAGGCGGTGCTGGACCTGATCGAGGCGGGCCGGATCCCCGTGGTCTCCAGCGTGGCCCCCGACGTCGACGGCACGGTCCACAACGTCAACGCCGACGCCGCCGCGGCCGCGCTGGCCGTCGCGCTCGGTGCCGAGAAGCTCCTGGTGCTCACCGACGTCGAGGGGCTCTACCTCGACTGGCCCGACCCCGAGGAGGTCATCGGCGAGATCAGCCCGGAGGCCCTCGAGGTGATCCTCCCGACGCTGGCCAGCGGCATGATCCCGAAGATGGGTGCCTGCCTGCAGGCCGTGCGCGGTGGCGTGCAGCGCGCCACCGTGGTGGACGGACGCCAGCCCCACGCCGTACTGCTCGAGCTGTTCACCCACGAAGGTGTCGGCACCCAGGTGCTTCCCGGCGTGGAGACCAAGACGCGGAAGGCGCGTGACTCATGA
- the argJ gene encoding bifunctional glutamate N-acetyltransferase/amino-acid acetyltransferase ArgJ, whose protein sequence is MSITQPSGFRAAGTAIGLKSTGAKDLALVVSDGPRYDSASVFTSNRCKANPVLWSEQVARDGVVRAVVLNSGGANCYTGPEGFGTTHAVAERVAERIGVGAGDVIVCSTGLIGLTNDRQQLLDGVDALHPLLSDDGGNDAAEAIMTTDSVSKQAVHHGDGWSIGAMAKGAGMLAPALATMLVVITTDAEVPAADLERALRAATRVSFDRLDSDGCQSTNDTVTVLANGASGVAPDLADFTAGLTEVCVSLAKQLLADAEGADHEIAILTRNAATEDDAVAVGRSVARSNLFKAAVFGKDPNWGRVLASIGTTDAAFDPADLDVAMNGVWVCRNSTPAEDPAGVDLSDRSVTVTIDLKAGDAEATVWTNDLTHAYVHENSAYSS, encoded by the coding sequence ATGAGCATCACCCAGCCCAGCGGCTTCCGCGCCGCCGGCACCGCGATCGGCCTCAAGTCCACCGGCGCGAAGGACCTCGCGCTCGTCGTCAGCGACGGTCCTCGCTACGACTCGGCCTCCGTCTTCACCAGCAACCGTTGCAAGGCCAACCCCGTGCTGTGGAGCGAGCAGGTCGCGCGGGACGGCGTCGTCCGTGCCGTCGTCCTCAACTCCGGGGGCGCCAACTGCTACACCGGACCCGAGGGCTTCGGGACCACCCACGCGGTCGCCGAGCGTGTCGCCGAGCGGATCGGTGTCGGCGCCGGGGACGTGATCGTCTGCTCGACCGGGCTGATCGGCCTCACCAACGACCGGCAGCAGCTCCTCGACGGCGTCGACGCCCTGCACCCCCTGCTCTCCGACGACGGCGGCAACGACGCCGCCGAGGCGATCATGACCACCGACTCGGTGAGCAAGCAGGCCGTGCACCACGGCGACGGCTGGAGCATCGGTGCGATGGCCAAGGGCGCCGGCATGCTGGCACCCGCGCTGGCCACCATGCTCGTGGTGATCACCACCGACGCCGAGGTGCCGGCCGCCGACCTCGAGCGCGCGCTGCGCGCGGCGACCCGGGTCTCCTTCGACCGCCTCGACTCCGACGGCTGCCAGTCGACCAACGACACGGTCACCGTGCTCGCCAACGGCGCCAGCGGCGTCGCCCCGGACCTCGCCGACTTCACCGCCGGGCTCACCGAGGTGTGTGTGTCGCTGGCCAAGCAGCTGCTGGCCGACGCCGAGGGCGCCGACCACGAGATCGCCATCCTGACCCGCAACGCCGCCACCGAGGACGACGCGGTCGCGGTCGGACGCAGCGTCGCCCGCAGCAACCTGTTCAAGGCCGCCGTCTTCGGCAAGGACCCCAACTGGGGCCGGGTGCTGGCCTCGATCGGCACCACCGACGCCGCCTTCGACCCGGCCGACCTCGACGTCGCGATGAACGGCGTGTGGGTGTGCCGCAACTCGACGCCGGCCGAGGACCCCGCAGGCGTCGACCTCTCCGACCGGTCGGTGACGGTGACCATCGACCTCAAGGCCGGTGACGCCGAGGCGACCGTCTGGACCAACGACCTGACCCACGCCTACGTGCACGAGAACAGCGCGTACAGCTCCTGA
- a CDS encoding ACT domain-containing protein, whose translation MNESAPSTQHLLRYPETIAVVRLGPGADVPAWAESSSVFAVTATATETTVICAGRNVPKKMPHHKPLTGFRIDGSLDLARSGVLISVLAPLAEAGIGVFTVSTYDGGWVLVPSAEADAAEEAWRRAGHTTAVATPA comes from the coding sequence GTGAACGAGAGCGCACCCAGCACCCAGCACCTGCTCCGGTATCCCGAGACCATCGCCGTGGTGCGGCTCGGGCCGGGCGCCGACGTCCCGGCCTGGGCCGAGTCCTCCTCGGTCTTCGCGGTCACCGCGACCGCCACCGAGACCACGGTGATCTGCGCCGGGCGGAACGTCCCCAAGAAGATGCCGCACCACAAGCCGCTCACCGGGTTCCGGATCGACGGCAGCCTCGATCTCGCCCGCAGCGGCGTGCTGATCTCGGTGCTGGCGCCCCTCGCCGAGGCGGGGATCGGCGTCTTCACCGTCTCGACGTACGACGGGGGCTGGGTCCTCGTGCCGTCGGCCGAGGCCGACGCCGCCGAGGAGGCGTGGCGACGAGCGGGGCACACCACCGCCGTCGCCACCCCCGCCTGA
- the argC gene encoding N-acetyl-gamma-glutamyl-phosphate reductase: protein MHMTQVRVAVAGASGYAGGEVLRLLLGHPDVEIGALTAGSNAGQRLGPLQPHLLPLADRVLAPTTVEVLAGHDVVFLGLPHGQSAAVAEQLGDDTVVIDCGADFRLEDAEEWERYYGGDHAGTWPYGLPELPGRREALRGSKRVAVPGCYPTISSLTIAPAVAHGIVEPDVVVVAASGTSGAGKAAKPHLLGSEVMGNATAYGVGGVHRHTPEITQNLGRLTDKDVAVSFTPMLVPMARGILATCSAPLAGTWATDAAHAVYAEAYEDEPFIHVLPEGQWPQTQSVIGSNAVQIQVAVDPIAGRLVAVGAIDNLAKGTAGAAVQCMNLALGLPEVAGLSTVGVAP, encoded by the coding sequence ATGCATATGACACAGGTTCGTGTTGCCGTCGCCGGAGCGAGTGGGTACGCCGGGGGTGAAGTCCTCCGCCTCCTGCTGGGCCACCCCGACGTCGAGATCGGCGCGCTGACCGCGGGAAGCAACGCCGGCCAGCGCCTCGGGCCGCTGCAGCCCCACCTGCTGCCGCTCGCCGACCGGGTGCTCGCACCGACCACCGTCGAGGTCCTCGCCGGTCACGACGTCGTGTTCCTGGGTCTTCCGCACGGGCAGTCCGCGGCCGTCGCCGAGCAGCTCGGCGACGACACCGTGGTGATCGACTGCGGCGCGGACTTCCGCCTCGAGGACGCCGAGGAGTGGGAGCGGTACTACGGCGGGGACCACGCCGGCACCTGGCCCTACGGCCTGCCCGAGCTCCCCGGTCGCCGCGAAGCGCTCCGCGGGTCCAAACGGGTCGCCGTCCCCGGTTGCTACCCGACCATCTCCTCGCTCACCATCGCCCCGGCCGTCGCGCACGGCATCGTCGAGCCCGACGTGGTCGTCGTCGCCGCCAGCGGCACCAGCGGAGCGGGGAAGGCGGCCAAGCCGCACCTGCTCGGCAGCGAGGTGATGGGCAACGCGACGGCGTACGGCGTCGGCGGCGTGCACCGGCACACCCCCGAGATCACCCAGAACCTCGGCCGGCTCACCGACAAGGACGTCGCCGTCAGCTTCACCCCGATGCTGGTGCCGATGGCGCGCGGCATCCTGGCGACTTGCTCGGCGCCGCTCGCGGGCACCTGGGCCACCGACGCGGCCCACGCCGTCTACGCCGAGGCCTACGAGGACGAGCCCTTCATCCACGTCCTCCCCGAGGGGCAGTGGCCCCAGACCCAGTCCGTGATCGGGTCCAACGCCGTCCAGATCCAGGTCGCCGTCGACCCGATCGCCGGTCGGCTGGTCGCGGTCGGCGCCATCGACAACCTGGCCAAGGGGACCGCCGGCGCCGCGGTGCAGTGCATGAACCTCGCCCTCGGCCTCCCCGAGGTCGCCGGCCTCAGCACCGTAGGAGTGGCACCGTGA
- a CDS encoding phenylalanine--tRNA ligase subunit beta, protein MRPISLAVDVTNYVMLETGRPIHGYDLDKLQGPIVVRRARDGERLTTLDGTERTLTGEDLVVTDDSGIIGLGGVMGGETTEMSETTTRILVESAHWDAVAMFRTGKRHRITSEAGRRNERGVDPTICAAAADRVVELLTTYGGGTADPGVTEVGAAPAPASIRVAADRAARVAGLDIAEERVVKTLQAVGCTVTGAGTGTLEVVPPPWRPDLTDPQDTTEEVIRLVGYDTIPSVLPAAPAGRGLTREQQLRRRIGRTAAAVGYVEVVSFPFVGEADLDALGLPADDARRTTLRLSNPLSSEAPSMTTTLLPGLLRSAARNVGHGSGSVALFEAATVTLPGSGEAAPILPVDRRPTEAEFAALTGALPDQPLHLGLVATGEAEAAGWWGAGRPVAWSDAVHAVRSVADALGVDLTVEAAAVAPWHPGRCAALLLEGRVVGHAGELHPRVCAAFGLPARSVAAEVDVDALIGAAVHLRPAPLFSAYPVAKEDVALVVADDVPAASVEAALREGAGELLESVRLFDVYTGDQVAGGHKSLAYALRFRAADRTLAEGEAARARDAAVARAGELTGAVQR, encoded by the coding sequence ATGCGACCGATCTCGCTCGCCGTCGACGTCACCAACTACGTGATGCTCGAGACGGGCCGGCCGATCCACGGCTACGACCTGGACAAGCTCCAGGGTCCGATCGTGGTCCGGCGGGCCCGTGACGGGGAGCGGCTGACCACCCTGGACGGCACGGAGCGGACCCTGACCGGCGAGGACCTCGTGGTCACCGACGACTCCGGGATCATCGGTCTCGGCGGCGTGATGGGCGGCGAGACGACCGAGATGTCGGAGACGACCACCCGGATCCTGGTCGAGTCGGCCCACTGGGACGCGGTCGCTATGTTCCGCACCGGCAAGCGGCACCGGATCACCTCCGAGGCCGGCCGGCGCAACGAGCGGGGCGTCGACCCCACCATCTGTGCGGCCGCCGCGGACCGGGTCGTCGAGCTGCTCACCACCTACGGCGGCGGCACCGCCGACCCGGGGGTCACCGAGGTCGGTGCCGCGCCGGCCCCGGCCTCGATCCGGGTGGCGGCCGACCGCGCTGCTCGGGTGGCCGGCCTCGACATCGCCGAGGAACGCGTGGTGAAGACGCTCCAGGCGGTCGGCTGCACCGTGACCGGCGCCGGCACCGGGACGCTCGAGGTCGTCCCGCCGCCGTGGCGGCCCGACCTGACCGACCCTCAGGACACCACCGAGGAGGTCATCCGGCTGGTCGGCTACGACACGATCCCCTCGGTGCTGCCCGCGGCGCCCGCGGGACGCGGCCTGACCCGGGAGCAGCAGCTGCGCCGGCGAATCGGCCGGACCGCGGCCGCGGTCGGGTACGTCGAGGTCGTCTCGTTCCCGTTCGTCGGCGAGGCGGACCTGGACGCGCTGGGTCTCCCGGCGGACGACGCCCGCCGCACCACCCTGCGGCTGTCCAACCCGCTCAGCAGCGAGGCGCCCTCGATGACGACGACGCTGCTGCCCGGGCTGCTCCGCTCCGCCGCCCGCAACGTCGGGCACGGCAGCGGCTCGGTCGCGCTCTTCGAGGCCGCGACCGTCACCCTCCCCGGGAGCGGGGAGGCCGCTCCGATCCTGCCGGTCGACCGGCGGCCCACCGAGGCCGAGTTCGCCGCCCTGACCGGGGCACTGCCCGACCAGCCGCTGCACCTGGGCCTGGTCGCCACCGGCGAGGCCGAGGCCGCCGGGTGGTGGGGCGCCGGACGGCCGGTGGCGTGGTCCGACGCGGTGCACGCCGTCCGGAGCGTCGCGGACGCGCTGGGCGTGGACCTCACCGTCGAGGCGGCCGCCGTCGCTCCGTGGCACCCGGGTCGGTGTGCAGCGCTGCTGCTGGAGGGCAGGGTCGTCGGGCACGCCGGCGAGCTGCACCCGCGGGTCTGTGCCGCGTTCGGCCTGCCGGCCCGCAGCGTCGCTGCGGAGGTCGACGTCGATGCCCTGATCGGCGCGGCGGTGCACCTGCGTCCCGCCCCGCTCTTCTCCGCCTACCCGGTCGCGAAGGAGGACGTGGCGCTCGTGGTCGCCGACGACGTGCCGGCCGCGTCCGTCGAGGCCGCGCTCCGGGAGGGCGCGGGGGAGTTGCTGGAGTCGGTCCGGCTCTTCGACGTCTACACCGGTGACCAGGTCGCCGGGGGGCACAAGTCGCTGGCGTACGCGCTGCGGTTCCGCGCCGCGGACCGCACGCTGGCGGAGGGCGAGGCGGCCCGGGCGCGGGACGCTGCGGTGGCCCGCGCCGGCGAGCTGACCGGCGCCGTGCAGCGCTGA